A single window of Lathamus discolor isolate bLatDis1 chromosome 20, bLatDis1.hap1, whole genome shotgun sequence DNA harbors:
- the LIMD2 gene encoding LIM domain-containing protein 2, whose translation MFQATGPPSSPPAHEAKNSSGGSTVQRSKSFSLKAQVKEMCTACQKTVYPMERLVADKFVFHNACFCCKHCHTKLSLGSYAALHGEFYCKPHFQQLFKSKGNYDEGFGRKQHKELWVHKEVESGTKSA comes from the exons ATGTTCCAGGCCACGGgaccccccagctcccccccaGCTCAT GAGGCAAAGAACAGCTCGGGAGGCAGCACCGTGCAGCGCTCCAAG TCCTTCAGCCTGAAGGCACAAGTGAAGGAGATGTGCACTGCCTGCCAGAAAACCGTGTACCCCATGGAGCGGCTCGTGGCCGATAAGTTCGTCTTCCACAACGCCTGCTTCTGCTGCAAGCACTGCCACACCAAGCTCAG cctgggCAGCTACGCGGCGCTCCATGGGGAATTCTACTGCAAGCCCCACTTCCAGCAGCTCTTCAAGAGTAAAGGCAACTACGACGAGGGCTTCGGGCGCAAGCAGCACAAGGAGCTGTGGGTGCACAAGGAGGTGGAGAGTGGGACCAAGTCGGCATGA